One window of the Thunnus albacares chromosome 3, fThuAlb1.1, whole genome shotgun sequence genome contains the following:
- the gpr78a gene encoding G-protein coupled receptor 26 — translation MSIPEFLLEVSIVVIAVVSLLTNLSVLLCFTQSADLRSHVPGIFVLNLSFSNILLSLINMPATFLGVTKRTKPFGDLFCQAVSFAETFLTINTMLSMAALSMDRWIAVVFPLNYSSKMRYRDAFLIVGYSWLQSLTFSLTQLLMDWGGYSHTYATCTVHLAGEERTQLAAYATFTALFHCSSFALCLLVLCFAYLKVLRVAKSHCKRIDVITVQTLLLLVDIHPSVKERCLSEQKKRRQRATKKICIFIGSFLLCFSPYVITRLVELLPSVHIPRYWGIATKCLCYAKASSDPFVYCLLRQQYRKVLVSVISRVMKQNQYSLSVHSTSSTLDTTEDHCVARIA, via the exons ATGAGCATCCCGGAGTTCCTACTGGAAGTGTCCATCGTGGTGATAGCTGTTGTCTCGTTGTTGACAAACTTGTCAGTGCTGTTATGTTTCACCCAGAGCGCCGACTTAAGGTCCCATGTGCCCGGAATCTTCGTCCTAAACCTCTCCTTCTCCaacatcctcctctctctcatcaaCATGCCCGCCACTTTTCTCGGGGTAACCAAACGCACAAAGCCCTTCGGGGACTTGTTCTGTCAAGCCGTCAGTTTTGCCGAGACTTTCCTCACTATTAACACCATGCTGAGCATGGCCGCGCTGAGCATGGACAGGTGGATAGCGGTGGTGTTTCCCCTCAACTACTCCAGCAAGATGCGCTACAGGGATGCTTTTCTGATCGTGGGGTACTCCTGGCTGCAGTCTCTCACCTTCTCTCTGACTCAGCTGCTGATGGACTGGGGAGGTTACAGTCACACCTATGCCACATGTACGGTGCACCTGGCCGGGGAGGAGAGGACGCAGCTGGCCGCCTATGCGACCTTCACTGCGCTGTTCCACTGCAGCAGCTTTGCGCTCTGCCTCCTCGTCCTGTGCTTCGCGTACCTCAAAGTTTTGAGGGTGGCGAAGTCCCACTGCAAGAGGATAGATGTCATCACAGTGCAGACTCTGCTTCTGCTGGTTGATATTCACCCCAG tgtgaaGGAGAGGTGTCTATcggaacagaagaagaggaggcagcGAGCCACTAAAAAGATTTGCATCTTCATCGgctccttcctcctctgcttttcACCCTATGTTATAACAAG GTTGGTGGAGTTGTTGCCCTCCGTGCACATCCCCCGGTACTGGGGCATTGCCACCAAATGTCTGTGCTATGCCAAGGCTTCCAGTGACCCGTTTGTCTACTGTCTGCTGCGGCAGCAGTACAGGAAGGTCCTGGTTAGTGTCATCAGTCGGGTTATGAAACAGAATCAGTACTCACTGTCTGTCCACAGCACAAGCAGCACATTGGACACCACAGAGGACCACTGTGTTGCCAGAATAGCCTGA
- the LOC122977191 gene encoding serine protease HTRA3-like isoform X1 produces MTMQLLLLAAAFLFAHDFTGAVRSDRCASRCDVSLCPSPSCSGGYVPDLCNCCLMCSPGDGDPCGRTNDLPCGDGLECKLLTAGRRRGSEGVCRCKMEYEVCGSDGKTYDNVCKMRAANRKALQKGRPAVSQAHRGPCSPSDTGHALVHPNSPRYKFNFIADAVEKIAPAVVHIELFVRHPMFSRNVRLSSGSGFIVTHSGMIVTNAHVVTTAATVTGRPQLRVQLHDGDAYEAVVREVDSKADIATIKVNPQKNLPVLSLGCSADLRPGEFVVAIGSPFALQNTVTTGIVSTAQRDGKELGIVDSDMDYIQTDAIINYGNSGGPLVNLDGEVIGINTLKVTAGIAFAIPSDRISRFLTESQTKHSRDQGSEPEENEDKTKFQRGYTENPQSDTEVSGVKKRFLGIRMLTITKILVAQLKHQNPDFPDVSSGVLVQQVIPNTPAENGGIMDGDVIVKVNGRPVQTTEDIHEVLRGDQPLLLEICRGNDDLLFNIQPHFTEY; encoded by the exons ATGACAATGCAGTTACTTTTACTTGCAGCGGCGTTTCTCTTTGCGCACGACTTCACCGGAGCCGTGCGCTCTGACAGGTGCGCCTCCCGCTGCGACGTGAGCTTGTGTCCGAGCCCCAGCTGTTCCGGCGGGTACGTCCCGGACCTGTGTAACTGCTGCCTGATGTGTTCACCGGGCGATGGAGACCCCTGCGGCCGCACAAACGACCTGCCCTGCGGGGATGGCTTGGAGTGCAAGCTGCTCACTGCGGGGAGGCGGCGAGGCTCCGAGGGGGTCTGCCGGTGCAAGATGGAGTATGAAGTGTGTGGAAGCGACGGGAAAACGTATGATAATGTATGTAAGATGAGAGCAGCCAACCGTAAAGCTCTGCAGAAGGGGAGACCCGCAGTTAGCCAAGCGCACAGAGGACCCTGCTCACCTTCAGACACAG GTCATGCCCTGGTCCATCCCAACAGCCCTCGCTACAAGTTCAACTTCATCGCTGATGCAGTGGAGAAAATAGCCCCTGCTGTTGTCCACATTGAGCTGTTCGTaag acatCCTATGTTCAGTCGCAACGTGCGTCTCTCCAGCGGCTCTGGTTTTATTGTGACCCACTCAGGTATGATTGTGACCAACGCTCATGTGGTAACCACAGCTGCCACAGTCACAGGGAGGCCCCAGCTGCGTGTTCAGCTCCATGATGGTGATGCGTACGAAGCCGTGGTCAGAGAGGTAGACAGCAAGGCAGACATCGCCACAATCAAGGTCAATCCTCAG AAGAACCTTCCTGTGCTGTCTCTGGGCTGCTCAGCTGATCTGAGGCCAGGGGAGTTTGTGGTGGCGATTGGCAGCCCCTTTGCTCTGCAGAACACTGTCACCACCGGCATCGTCAGCACCGCCCAGAGAGACGGCAAGGAGCTGGGCATCGTGGACTCAGACATGGACTACATCCAGACTGATGCTATCATTAAT TACGGCAATTCTGGAGGACCTCTTGTTAACCTG gATGGTGAAGTGATAGGCATCAACACCTTGAAAGTGACAGCAGGGATCGCTTTTGCTATACCGTCAGACAGAATCAGCCGCTTTCTCACAGAGTCTCAGACCAAACATAGCAGAGATCAGGGGTCAGAGCCCGAGGAAAAcgaag ATAAGACCAAATTTCAAAGAGGATATACAGAGAACCCACAGTCTGATACAG aggTATCAGGGGTGAAGAAACGCTTCTTAGGCATCCGAATGCTCACAATCACCAAAAT TCTAGTAGCACAGCTGAAACATCAGAATCCAGACTTTCCTGACGTCAGCAGTGGAGTTTTGGTGCAACAGGTCATACCCAACACTCCGGCAGAAAA TGGAGGTATTATGGACGGTGATGTTATTGTGAAGGTGAACGGTCGACCGGTCCAGACCACCGAGGACATCCACGAGGTGTTGCGAGGAGACCAGCCTCTCCTGCTTGAGATTTGCAGAGGAAATGATGACTTACTGTTCAACATTCAACCACATTTTACGGAGTATTGA
- the LOC122977191 gene encoding serine protease HTRA3-like isoform X2 has protein sequence MCSPGDGDPCGRTNDLPCGDGLECKLLTAGRRRGSEGVCRCKMEYEVCGSDGKTYDNVCKMRAANRKALQKGRPAVSQAHRGPCSPSDTGHALVHPNSPRYKFNFIADAVEKIAPAVVHIELFVRHPMFSRNVRLSSGSGFIVTHSGMIVTNAHVVTTAATVTGRPQLRVQLHDGDAYEAVVREVDSKADIATIKVNPQKNLPVLSLGCSADLRPGEFVVAIGSPFALQNTVTTGIVSTAQRDGKELGIVDSDMDYIQTDAIINYGNSGGPLVNLDGEVIGINTLKVTAGIAFAIPSDRISRFLTESQTKHSRDQGSEPEENEDKTKFQRGYTENPQSDTEVSGVKKRFLGIRMLTITKILVAQLKHQNPDFPDVSSGVLVQQVIPNTPAENGGIMDGDVIVKVNGRPVQTTEDIHEVLRGDQPLLLEICRGNDDLLFNIQPHFTEY, from the exons ATGTGTTCACCGGGCGATGGAGACCCCTGCGGCCGCACAAACGACCTGCCCTGCGGGGATGGCTTGGAGTGCAAGCTGCTCACTGCGGGGAGGCGGCGAGGCTCCGAGGGGGTCTGCCGGTGCAAGATGGAGTATGAAGTGTGTGGAAGCGACGGGAAAACGTATGATAATGTATGTAAGATGAGAGCAGCCAACCGTAAAGCTCTGCAGAAGGGGAGACCCGCAGTTAGCCAAGCGCACAGAGGACCCTGCTCACCTTCAGACACAG GTCATGCCCTGGTCCATCCCAACAGCCCTCGCTACAAGTTCAACTTCATCGCTGATGCAGTGGAGAAAATAGCCCCTGCTGTTGTCCACATTGAGCTGTTCGTaag acatCCTATGTTCAGTCGCAACGTGCGTCTCTCCAGCGGCTCTGGTTTTATTGTGACCCACTCAGGTATGATTGTGACCAACGCTCATGTGGTAACCACAGCTGCCACAGTCACAGGGAGGCCCCAGCTGCGTGTTCAGCTCCATGATGGTGATGCGTACGAAGCCGTGGTCAGAGAGGTAGACAGCAAGGCAGACATCGCCACAATCAAGGTCAATCCTCAG AAGAACCTTCCTGTGCTGTCTCTGGGCTGCTCAGCTGATCTGAGGCCAGGGGAGTTTGTGGTGGCGATTGGCAGCCCCTTTGCTCTGCAGAACACTGTCACCACCGGCATCGTCAGCACCGCCCAGAGAGACGGCAAGGAGCTGGGCATCGTGGACTCAGACATGGACTACATCCAGACTGATGCTATCATTAAT TACGGCAATTCTGGAGGACCTCTTGTTAACCTG gATGGTGAAGTGATAGGCATCAACACCTTGAAAGTGACAGCAGGGATCGCTTTTGCTATACCGTCAGACAGAATCAGCCGCTTTCTCACAGAGTCTCAGACCAAACATAGCAGAGATCAGGGGTCAGAGCCCGAGGAAAAcgaag ATAAGACCAAATTTCAAAGAGGATATACAGAGAACCCACAGTCTGATACAG aggTATCAGGGGTGAAGAAACGCTTCTTAGGCATCCGAATGCTCACAATCACCAAAAT TCTAGTAGCACAGCTGAAACATCAGAATCCAGACTTTCCTGACGTCAGCAGTGGAGTTTTGGTGCAACAGGTCATACCCAACACTCCGGCAGAAAA TGGAGGTATTATGGACGGTGATGTTATTGTGAAGGTGAACGGTCGACCGGTCCAGACCACCGAGGACATCCACGAGGTGTTGCGAGGAGACCAGCCTCTCCTGCTTGAGATTTGCAGAGGAAATGATGACTTACTGTTCAACATTCAACCACATTTTACGGAGTATTGA